The following proteins are co-located in the Mycolicibacterium goodii genome:
- a CDS encoding SGNH/GDSL hydrolase family protein: protein MPSTRPALRSHPITIELFRGLAELEDTGRGLLAHRLPRAARARCDDPQLLGAEAQPSGVRIAVQTAATVIELDLLRTRVVLNGVPPRADGAVDLLVDGSRVARATVCGGDLVTVDPSTGVSETTPGEVATLRFDGLAHGDKRVEIWLPHYERTELVDLRTDAPIAPVQDGRPIWVHHGSSISQGSNAETPSTTWPALAASAADLDLVNLGFSGSAMLDPFVARAIRDHPAALISVKIGINLVNSDLMRLRAFGPAVHGFLDIIRDGHPTTPLVVVGPLYCPIHESTPGPGSFDVDALAEGTVRFVALGDPADALVPNPGLRRLTLEGIREHLAEIVTARRADDPHLSYIDGLDLYGPDDEATHPLPDNLHPDAATHRLIAQRFLAHARIGLEGAAR from the coding sequence ATGCCCTCTACCCGCCCCGCTCTCCGCTCCCACCCGATCACCATCGAGCTGTTCCGCGGACTCGCCGAGCTCGAGGACACCGGCCGGGGCCTGCTGGCGCACCGCCTGCCGCGTGCCGCACGGGCACGATGCGACGACCCACAGCTGTTGGGTGCCGAGGCGCAACCCTCGGGCGTGCGGATCGCGGTGCAGACGGCCGCGACCGTGATCGAACTTGATCTGCTTCGCACCCGGGTCGTGCTCAACGGTGTGCCGCCCCGCGCCGACGGCGCCGTCGACCTGCTGGTCGACGGCAGCCGAGTTGCCCGCGCCACGGTTTGCGGCGGCGATCTCGTGACCGTCGACCCGTCGACCGGTGTGAGTGAGACGACGCCGGGTGAGGTGGCGACGTTACGCTTCGACGGGCTCGCGCACGGGGACAAGCGGGTCGAGATCTGGCTTCCGCATTACGAGCGAACAGAACTGGTGGACCTGCGGACCGATGCGCCGATCGCGCCCGTGCAGGACGGCAGGCCCATCTGGGTGCACCACGGCAGTTCGATCAGCCAGGGCTCCAACGCGGAGACGCCCAGCACCACGTGGCCCGCGTTGGCCGCCTCCGCCGCCGATCTCGACCTGGTGAACCTCGGCTTCTCCGGCAGCGCGATGCTGGATCCGTTCGTGGCCAGAGCGATTCGCGACCACCCGGCCGCCCTGATCAGCGTGAAGATCGGCATCAACCTGGTGAACTCGGATCTGATGCGCCTGCGCGCGTTCGGCCCCGCCGTGCACGGGTTCCTCGACATCATCCGCGACGGGCATCCGACGACACCACTCGTCGTCGTCGGGCCACTGTACTGTCCGATCCACGAATCCACCCCCGGGCCGGGAAGTTTCGATGTCGACGCCCTGGCGGAAGGCACGGTGCGGTTCGTCGCACTCGGTGACCCCGCCGACGCCCTGGTACCGAACCCTGGGTTGCGTCGGCTCACCCTCGAGGGCATCCGCGAGCACCTCGCCGAGATCGTGACCGCACGTCGGGCCGACGATCCCCACCTGTCCTACATCGACGGTCTCGACCTGTACGGACCAGATGACGAAGCGACGCATCCACTGCCCGACAATCTGCACCCGGATGCCGCCACGCACCGACTGATCGCGCAGCGCTTCCTCGCGCATGCCCGGATCGGCCTCGAAGGGGCGGCGCGTTAA
- a CDS encoding amidase gives MIPMAVDLAGAYRRKEISPVEATRAALDAIDRFDEKVNAFLLVDHEGALAAAKESEARWFSGEQRGPADGIPTSIKDALWTRGWPTLRGSTLIDEAGPWEEDAPSVARLREAGAVILGKTTTPEYSWKGVTDSYRYGATVNPWDTGKTAGGSSGGSAAAVALGMGPWSVGTDGGGSVRIPGGFTGTVALKPTYGLVPLYPMSAFGSLAHVGPMTRSVRDCAALLDVISRFDGRDGTAMPTPTSSFLDGLDGGVAGLRIAYSPDLGYVRNDPEVDAAVRAAVEVIAGAGAEVEEVDPGFTDPVEAFHVLWFAGEAHVLRGYGDAVDDRVDPGLRRTAAIGAQFSAADYLDATAVRMDLGARMGRFHQTYDLLLTPTLPLAAFPAGQDVPDGWHSPDWTSWTPYTYPFNLTQQPALTVPCGFTSAGLPIGLQIVGPRHADALVLRAGQAYQSATDWHLKTPTILTGEEH, from the coding sequence ATGATCCCGATGGCCGTCGATCTGGCCGGGGCATACCGCCGCAAGGAGATCTCACCGGTCGAGGCCACCCGGGCCGCGCTCGATGCGATCGACAGGTTCGACGAGAAGGTGAACGCCTTCCTGCTGGTGGATCACGAGGGTGCGCTGGCCGCCGCGAAAGAGTCCGAGGCGCGGTGGTTCTCGGGCGAACAACGGGGCCCGGCCGATGGCATTCCGACATCGATCAAGGATGCGTTGTGGACCAGGGGCTGGCCGACGTTGCGCGGCAGCACGCTCATCGACGAGGCGGGCCCGTGGGAGGAGGACGCACCCAGCGTGGCGCGACTGCGTGAGGCGGGCGCGGTGATCCTCGGCAAGACGACCACACCGGAGTACTCGTGGAAGGGCGTCACCGACTCCTACCGTTACGGCGCGACGGTCAATCCCTGGGACACCGGCAAGACCGCGGGCGGGTCCAGCGGGGGCAGCGCGGCGGCCGTCGCGCTCGGCATGGGGCCGTGGTCGGTCGGCACCGACGGCGGGGGATCGGTACGAATTCCTGGCGGCTTCACCGGAACCGTCGCGCTCAAACCCACCTACGGTCTGGTCCCGCTGTACCCGATGAGCGCGTTCGGCAGCTTGGCCCACGTCGGACCGATGACGCGGTCGGTGCGTGACTGCGCCGCGCTGCTCGACGTGATCAGCCGCTTCGACGGCCGCGACGGCACCGCGATGCCGACACCGACCTCGTCGTTCCTCGACGGTCTCGACGGCGGCGTCGCGGGTCTGCGCATCGCCTATTCGCCCGATCTCGGGTATGTGCGCAACGATCCCGAGGTCGACGCGGCGGTACGGGCCGCCGTCGAGGTGATCGCCGGTGCCGGAGCCGAAGTCGAGGAGGTGGACCCGGGTTTCACCGATCCGGTGGAGGCGTTCCACGTGCTGTGGTTCGCCGGGGAGGCGCACGTCCTGCGCGGCTACGGCGATGCCGTCGACGACCGGGTCGATCCGGGACTGCGCCGCACCGCGGCCATCGGCGCGCAGTTCTCGGCCGCCGACTACCTGGATGCCACCGCGGTCCGGATGGACCTCGGGGCGCGGATGGGCCGGTTCCATCAAACCTACGATCTGCTGCTCACGCCCACGCTGCCGCTGGCGGCGTTCCCGGCCGGCCAGGACGTGCCCGACGGCTGGCATTCACCCGACTGGACCAGTTGGACGCCGTACACCTATCCGTTCAATCTCACCCAGCAGCCGGCACTGACCGTGCCGTGCGGGTTCACCTCGGCCGGGCTGCCGATCGGCCTGCAAATCGTCGGCCCCCGGCACGCCGATGCGCTCGTGCTGCGCGCCGGCCAGGCGTACCAGTCCGCCACCGACTGGCATCTGAAGACTCCGACAATTCTCACAGGGGAGGAACATTGA
- a CDS encoding D-2-hydroxyacid dehydrogenase, with the protein MPTPNQSGAAGGRAVRDRRPAVAVLCAQESDRPPGLEALDVEFRYCTSDTLAEAVRGARAMLLWDFFSKAVREVWSEAETVEWIHVTAAGVDTLLFDELRDSDVVVTNAHGVFDRPIAEYVLGAVIAHAKDSRRSLDLQRQHRWQHRETRRVTGSRALVVGTGGIGRETARLLRAAGLQVRGAGRTPRDDDPDFGKVVASSNLSAEVGWCDHLILAVPLTDQTRGLVDGTVLGAMKPDAHLINVARGSVVDEAALLAALTDHRIGGATLDAFDTEPLPADHPLWDAPNVTITAHMSGDVVGWRDTLAEQYAENVRRWLTGEPLLNVVDKRLGYISGAGRLVR; encoded by the coding sequence GTGCCGACACCCAATCAGTCCGGTGCGGCCGGTGGCCGTGCGGTCCGCGATCGACGTCCGGCCGTCGCTGTGCTCTGCGCGCAGGAATCTGACCGTCCGCCCGGGCTCGAGGCACTCGACGTGGAATTCCGGTACTGCACCTCCGACACCCTGGCCGAGGCCGTCCGGGGCGCACGCGCAATGCTGTTGTGGGACTTCTTCTCCAAAGCGGTACGTGAGGTCTGGTCGGAGGCGGAGACGGTGGAGTGGATCCACGTCACCGCCGCGGGGGTCGACACGCTGCTCTTCGATGAGCTGCGCGATTCCGACGTCGTGGTCACCAATGCGCACGGGGTGTTCGACCGGCCCATCGCCGAGTATGTCCTCGGCGCGGTGATCGCGCACGCCAAGGACTCACGACGCAGCCTCGACCTGCAACGACAGCATCGGTGGCAGCACCGCGAGACCCGGCGGGTCACCGGCTCCCGCGCGCTCGTCGTCGGCACCGGAGGGATCGGCCGCGAGACCGCGCGCCTGCTGCGCGCGGCCGGTCTCCAGGTCAGGGGCGCGGGTCGAACACCGCGCGACGACGACCCGGATTTCGGCAAAGTCGTTGCCAGCAGTAACCTTTCGGCCGAGGTCGGCTGGTGCGATCACCTGATCCTGGCGGTACCGCTGACCGACCAGACCCGCGGACTGGTGGACGGCACCGTGCTGGGCGCGATGAAACCCGACGCGCACCTGATCAACGTCGCCCGCGGCTCCGTCGTCGACGAGGCCGCGCTGCTGGCCGCGTTGACCGACCACCGCATCGGAGGTGCCACGCTCGACGCGTTCGACACCGAACCGCTGCCCGCCGACCATCCGCTGTGGGACGCGCCGAACGTGACGATCACCGCGCACATGTCCGGCGACGTGGTCGGCTGGCGGGACACCCTCGCCGAGCAGTACGCCGAGAACGTGCGGCGCTGGCTGACCGGCGAACCACTGCTCAACGTCGTGGACAAGAGGCTCGGCTACATCAGCGGAGCGGGAAGGTTGGTCCGATGA
- a CDS encoding PLP-dependent aminotransferase family protein → MRSSTLPYATRAAGLVGSVIDSSTSLLHKQTHDIVRFAMGSPAAEAIPSRILAGIAADQLNRPDSYDYAATEGDPPLHAALLDALRGTSDETTPDRLTITAGGMQGLDLFCKIFVDPGDLVTVESPTYTNGSATALSYGATLLEIPVDDNGMDVDALEHLVAAAGRKPKAIYTIPTFQNPSGVTLSLDRRLRLLELARNWGSMVIDDDPYGLLRFAGDPLPTLRELGGGDPLVFSVRTFSKIVAPGLRVGWVDTVAELQPLLINAKQAMDTCTNLPAQRLLTGFLTGGHLAEHLVTQRAEYKRRKEAMHAALREHFGGTARWTDPDGGFFLWVTLDEGVDATRLFDIALAEGVAFIPGAAFSPSGRFTNALRLCFASTPPDRIREGVARLRRAVDKSRP, encoded by the coding sequence ATGAGGTCGTCCACACTGCCCTACGCCACCCGCGCCGCCGGGTTGGTGGGCTCGGTGATCGACTCCAGCACGTCGTTGTTGCACAAACAGACACACGACATCGTCCGGTTCGCGATGGGCAGTCCCGCCGCCGAGGCCATACCGTCGCGGATCCTCGCCGGTATCGCGGCGGACCAACTCAACCGGCCCGACTCCTACGACTACGCCGCCACCGAGGGTGATCCACCGCTGCACGCGGCGCTGCTCGACGCGCTGCGCGGCACCAGCGACGAGACGACACCGGACCGGTTGACCATCACGGCAGGCGGCATGCAGGGACTGGATCTGTTCTGCAAGATCTTCGTCGACCCCGGTGATCTGGTCACCGTCGAATCACCGACCTACACCAACGGCAGCGCGACCGCGCTGTCCTACGGGGCCACCCTGCTGGAGATCCCCGTCGACGACAACGGCATGGACGTCGACGCACTGGAGCACCTGGTCGCCGCGGCGGGCCGAAAACCCAAGGCCATCTATACGATTCCGACGTTCCAGAACCCATCCGGGGTGACACTGTCGCTGGACCGCAGACTGCGGCTGCTGGAGTTGGCGCGAAACTGGGGGTCGATGGTCATCGACGACGACCCCTACGGTCTGCTGCGATTCGCCGGGGATCCGTTGCCCACCCTGCGCGAACTGGGCGGCGGTGACCCGCTGGTGTTCTCGGTGCGCACGTTCTCCAAGATCGTCGCGCCGGGACTGCGCGTCGGCTGGGTCGACACCGTTGCCGAACTGCAGCCGCTGCTGATCAACGCCAAGCAGGCGATGGACACCTGCACCAACCTGCCGGCCCAGCGGCTGCTCACCGGCTTCCTCACCGGTGGACACCTCGCGGAGCATCTGGTGACCCAGCGGGCCGAGTACAAGCGGCGCAAAGAGGCCATGCACGCCGCGCTGCGGGAGCATTTCGGCGGCACCGCGCGGTGGACCGACCCCGACGGCGGCTTCTTCCTGTGGGTCACCCTCGATGAGGGAGTCGACGCGACGCGGCTGTTCGACATCGCGCTCGCCGAGGGCGTGGCCTTCATTCCCGGCGCGGCGTTCTCGCCGTCCGGGCGGTTCACCAACGCGCTGCGGCTGTGCTTCGCGTCGACCCCACCGGACCGGATCCGTGAGGGCGTCGCGCGGCTGCGCCGCGCGGTCGACAAGAGCAGGCCCTGA
- a CDS encoding M24 family metallopeptidase: MNECPPLEQTGIGVVVPYDFALDRELWRWVPDDISLHLTRTPHVPLAATMEMAIYVSNPNLLAQASASLHAVAPVVTAYACTSGSFVAGVTGETEIVAAMTQAGAPAALTTSGALLTALHHLGVSVIAAVTPYTADLTTGLVSFLGEAGIGVTAAAGLDLTSQIWTVPYEVTAELVRGIDRPDAEAIFISCTNLPTYDVIAKLEAELGKPVLSANQVTMWSGPAIRRAQGRRPRTAPAGVMTADPAEYSGRLRRVQQRMQGQSLAALVVCDPANIFYLTGYDAWSFYTPQCLVVPACGDPHLFLRAMDAVGAVALCNVAAERIHGYPEDLVHRPDTHPFTWIATAARALIPAGEPVGVEGDANYFSPRAYFALADGLPANRLVDAGELVNWVRLIKSPYEIGQLRIAGAIAEHAMRTACERIEVGRRQCDLVADILTAQTTGTAGHGGDFPAIVPMLPTGDGSGTPHCTWTDRPFRDGEATTIELAGVYGRYHAPLARTVMLGEPPQRLAEIAKITAEAMQATLAEIRPGATGACVHRAFDEVIRPHGLRKDSRLGYSIGIGFPPDWGERTVSLRREDTTELAAGMAFHVILGMWMDGWGYELSEPIALTPDGFERFTNLPHELTIRR; this comes from the coding sequence ATGAACGAGTGCCCGCCCTTGGAACAAACCGGTATCGGCGTGGTCGTGCCCTACGACTTCGCGCTTGACCGGGAACTTTGGCGCTGGGTGCCAGACGACATCAGCCTGCATCTGACCCGCACCCCGCATGTCCCCCTGGCCGCCACGATGGAGATGGCGATCTACGTCTCCAACCCCAACCTGCTCGCGCAGGCATCGGCCAGCCTGCATGCTGTCGCACCTGTGGTCACCGCATACGCCTGCACGTCCGGCAGCTTCGTCGCCGGGGTGACCGGGGAGACCGAGATCGTGGCCGCGATGACGCAGGCCGGCGCCCCTGCGGCGCTGACCACCAGCGGCGCGCTGCTGACGGCGTTGCACCACCTCGGCGTCTCGGTGATCGCCGCCGTCACGCCATACACCGCCGACCTCACGACCGGGCTGGTCTCCTTCCTCGGCGAGGCAGGAATCGGTGTCACCGCGGCGGCCGGGCTGGACCTGACGTCACAGATCTGGACGGTGCCCTACGAGGTCACCGCCGAACTGGTCCGCGGCATCGATCGTCCCGACGCCGAGGCCATCTTCATCAGCTGCACCAACCTGCCCACCTACGACGTGATCGCCAAGCTGGAAGCCGAACTCGGCAAGCCCGTGCTCAGCGCCAACCAGGTGACGATGTGGTCGGGCCCTGCGATCCGCCGGGCACAAGGCCGTCGGCCCCGGACAGCGCCTGCTGGCGTCATGACGGCCGACCCGGCGGAGTACTCGGGACGACTTCGGCGCGTGCAGCAGCGCATGCAGGGACAGTCCCTGGCCGCGCTGGTGGTGTGCGACCCGGCGAACATCTTCTACCTGACCGGTTACGACGCGTGGTCCTTCTATACCCCGCAGTGCCTCGTCGTCCCCGCCTGCGGCGACCCGCACCTGTTCCTGCGCGCGATGGACGCGGTGGGTGCGGTCGCGTTGTGCAACGTCGCGGCCGAGCGGATCCACGGCTACCCCGAGGATCTGGTGCACCGGCCGGACACCCATCCGTTCACCTGGATCGCCACCGCGGCCCGCGCCCTGATACCCGCGGGCGAGCCGGTGGGAGTCGAGGGCGACGCCAACTACTTCTCCCCGCGGGCGTACTTCGCGCTGGCCGACGGCCTTCCGGCGAACCGCCTGGTCGACGCCGGTGAGCTGGTCAACTGGGTGCGGTTGATCAAGTCGCCCTACGAGATCGGCCAGTTGCGGATCGCGGGCGCGATCGCCGAGCACGCCATGCGCACCGCGTGCGAGCGGATCGAGGTGGGCCGCAGGCAATGTGACCTTGTCGCCGACATCCTCACCGCGCAGACGACCGGCACGGCCGGGCACGGCGGGGACTTCCCGGCGATCGTGCCGATGCTGCCGACCGGTGACGGCTCCGGCACACCGCACTGCACGTGGACCGACCGCCCGTTCCGCGACGGGGAGGCCACCACGATCGAGTTGGCCGGCGTCTACGGCCGCTACCACGCACCGCTGGCGAGAACCGTGATGCTCGGTGAGCCACCACAGCGGCTCGCCGAGATCGCGAAGATCACCGCCGAGGCCATGCAGGCGACGCTGGCCGAGATCCGGCCCGGCGCCACCGGGGCCTGCGTGCACCGCGCGTTCGACGAGGTGATCCGGCCGCACGGGCTGCGCAAGGATTCGCGGCTGGGCTACTCGATCGGTATCGGGTTCCCGCCCGACTGGGGCGAGCGCACGGTGAGTCTGCGGCGTGAGGACACCACCGAGCTCGCCGCAGGCATGGCGTTCCACGTCATCCTCGGAATGTGGATGGACGGCTGGGGATACGAACTGTCCGAGCCGATCGCGCTCACTCCCGACGGGTTCGAACGTTTCACCAACCTGCCACACGAGCTCACCATCAGGAGGTGA
- a CDS encoding DUF3830 family protein, with product MSRFITVSLDKRGVSCVARLLDEVAPRTCAAVWDALPLSAQVFHGKYARNEIYTLLPVFAPADPGKENTTITPIPGDLCWFSFDSDDLGNPAYGYENTTGTGTTGGIVDLALFYGRNNLLINGDQGWVPGNVFGTIVEGLDEMAEACQDLWMGGVRGETLSFSRRD from the coding sequence TTGAGCAGGTTCATCACGGTGTCGTTGGACAAGCGTGGCGTCAGTTGTGTCGCGCGGCTACTCGACGAGGTGGCGCCGCGAACCTGCGCGGCGGTCTGGGATGCGCTGCCGCTGTCGGCGCAGGTGTTCCACGGCAAGTATGCGCGCAACGAGATCTACACGCTGCTACCGGTTTTCGCACCCGCCGATCCAGGCAAGGAGAACACCACGATCACGCCCATCCCGGGTGATCTGTGCTGGTTCTCGTTCGACTCCGACGATCTCGGAAACCCGGCGTACGGCTACGAGAACACCACGGGCACCGGCACCACCGGTGGGATCGTCGATCTCGCCCTGTTCTACGGACGCAACAACCTGCTGATCAACGGTGATCAGGGTTGGGTGCCCGGCAACGTCTTCGGCACGATCGTCGAGGGTCTCGACGAGATGGCCGAGGCCTGCCAGGACCTGTGGATGGGCGGCGTGCGCGGGGAGACCTTGAGCTTCAGCCGACGGGACTGA